In Desulfosalsimonas propionicica, the DNA window TTTGGAGCAGTTGGAAGAATTCACCGTGACGCGTAGTCTTGAGGTTCACCTACCAGTGGTGGGGGAAATGTCGCAGGCTGTGCTGATGCCCTTGGATATCGAAATTTTTCTGGGAGCCGACCAGCACCGGCTCTACACACACAAAGAAGAACAGAAACAACTGTTTCAGCAGGTGCTTCCCTTGATGGATTTTGTGCAAGACATCTTCCGCTCCAGGGGAATGCCGTATCTCTTGGATTACACGCCGTCCGGGGGGCATTTCCTGTTCCAAAACGTCCTGGGGTACCGGGCTACGGAAGAGGTGCGGGCAATCGGCTTTGTGGAAGACGATATAGTCCGGGCGTGCAATTACATCGACCCTGGGGATATCCGGCGCTGGCACGGGGTTTCTATAGATGCGGCCCGGGTCTTCAGCGGACTGGGGAGGCTTGCGGAATATATGGCCCTGCTGGCCATGAAAGCCTTCCGGGATAATGAAGAGCGGGGGTTTTTGCCTGTGACCATCTCAGACAGTGTCGAGCACTGCGTCAATTTCGATAATACCTGGAGTGAAGGACCACCCTATCTGCGTGCCATCAGGAGTCCTTTCAGTCTTCACAAGAAAAACCGGGAAAAATACGACAACCGGCACCAGCCGCCCCTAACAGATGTCATCGGAGCATGCTTTAACGGACATCAGGCAACCGAAACCGCGGATATCGATTTGATCCTTGACTGCATGTGGGACCTGGAAAAGGCGGCAGCACACGCACAGAATTTTTCCGGCTTCATCCCCTGCTCAAATGCAACCATGATTGACTTTGTCAGGGAATACAAGGCATCAGATTTGTATTTGTTCCACCAGGATTTCGATGGCCAGCAAGACGTTGCCCGGGGCCGCGCCCTGGAATCTGCGAAAAAAGAGCCCCACATTCCCGACTGGACACGTAAAATTTTGGATTCCCCCAACCCGTCGGCGCTTCAGCCGGCCAAGCTCATCGGGTTTGTCCACGATTTCCTTATTCATGCCGGGTGGCAACCCAAACACATAGCAAACATCCTTCGAGACCTGTATCAAAACCCGAATTTCAACTGGACGCAAGATTTTTTCAAGCATCCTGCAGAAGAAAAGGCGAATTTCTGGGCGCGTACCTATAGCGCGGTTGCCCTCTGGAAGACAGGCAGGCTTCACATATAGACCATGTATGCACATTATATGATTTTAGCCTCGGATTTGCTACACTGAAAGCACAGCTTGCCAGCGGATGTAGGATTCCCGGGCGTGCTGAATTTTCCACCTTGATTCTGGCATTCCGCAGGGGCTTAAAATTCGCACTCCTGCCATCCCATAGCCGGAATGTGCACTGACGCCCTCCCTATAAAGAAGTAGTTTCCACGTCAGACATTACCATTGCAACCCGGAATCGGTTCGTTTATGAATGTTATAACAATCTCCAGCAAAAAAAGGTTTGTAGAGCGCCCTGTCAGAGACCCATTCAGGCCATATCTTCCCGATCGATTTGCTGGCCAAACATCTCCTGGAGTTCGTTATGACGGATGAAAAGATAAACCATCCCCGCTCGCGATATAATTCGATCTCATTTCTTGACCCCGCACAAATTCCCGAACAAGCAGAACAAGAGGCTAACGCAATAGCCCTTCCAGACGTCGAAGCCCTGACGCGTGAAGAAATTCAACAACGGTTTTATGCATTTCAGGTGAGGCAGATTGAAGAGAGGTTACAAAACGAGCAGTTGCGGAGCCAGCTTGATCATGGCGGCGTTGATCGAATCGTATCTTTACGCTGCCGCAATATTTTTGCACCTCATTAGTAATCAAAATCGCCTTTGGGAAAAAATGTTCCGGAGTAAGATTGTTTGTCTTGGTACATGTTGTCATCTGCCCTCTTGAATAAGGCATTGGTATCCACGGAATGCTCGCTGCTGAGGGCATATCCGATAGCAATGGAAAAGGCGGGGTCGAGCTTTTGCGCTCTATCGGCCTCTATTACGGCCCTGATTCTTTGCACGCAATTTTCTATTACCTCCTCATCGGCCTCAGGGACCAGAACAGCAAATTCATCTCCTCCAATGCGGGCAATGATATCACTGGCGCGTAAAGAACGCTTCAAAATCTCGGCCGCTTTTTGAATCAACTCATCTCCTTTCTTATGGCCCAGCGTATCGTTGGTTCGTTTTAACTTGTTTATGTCGCAAACAATTATGCCCAGTGGAAGATGCCTGCCCTTTGCAAACCGCTTCATCTCCTCTTCAAAATAACCCCGATTGTATACGCCGGTCAGCGAATCGTGGAAGCTCAAATATATGAGTCTTTCCTCTGTCTGTTTCCATTTAGATAAATTTCGGATAATGCTTAAACTGCCAATTTTCTGTTGTTTTTCGCCATGCAACAGGCTGATGGAAACGGCACAGGGCATTGAAGTGCCATCTTTATGGGTGAAATGAACCTCGTAGTTCTGAACATATCCCTGCCTTCTGAGCAGATCTAACATTTCCTCCATCGCCTTGGGGTTGGTGTACAGATCAAATGCTTTTTTCTCTCTTAGCTCATCGAAACTGTACCCAAACATCCTGGCGGCATTGTTATTCCACCGGGTAAATCTGCCATGTTCGTCCACGATGACGAACGCATCCGCAGAATTGTCGAAAATTTTGTCCAGAAAATCTCTTTCACGTCTGTAGCGCTCTTTTTCCTTTACCAGATTTCGCTCTGCCTGTTTTTGCAGGGTGACATCCATTAACATCACCACCAGGGTGTATTGCTGAGCTTTCTGGTAAAAGGAAATGATTTTGACAGAAAGCAGCTTGTTGTTGAGCGTCAGGGTTTCATCGAAAAGGGGCTCCTGGTTAACCTT includes these proteins:
- a CDS encoding diguanylate cyclase domain-containing protein, which produces MQQILVVDNHPVVRQFMSDLLAKRGYNIVTAEDGLSALQLMKSYIPDIIFVDLVMPNIDGNTLCQVIRSRKDLKHAFIVVLSAVTVEESSNFSLANGLIDVVLAKGPFDSLAWHIDYIIKHVEAGRTDRLRGEAIGGKNLFARQITKDLLSSKKHYEMTLYFMTEGLMELTQDAEITYANPAALSILDESQENLLATDFIELFNNPDQDRIRQRISEVPKVNQEPLFDETLTLNNKLLSVKIISFYQKAQQYTLVVMLMDVTLQKQAERNLVKEKERYRRERDFLDKIFDNSADAFVIVDEHGRFTRWNNNAARMFGYSFDELREKKAFDLYTNPKAMEEMLDLLRRQGYVQNYEVHFTHKDGTSMPCAVSISLLHGEKQQKIGSLSIIRNLSKWKQTEERLIYLSFHDSLTGVYNRGYFEEEMKRFAKGRHLPLGIIVCDINKLKRTNDTLGHKKGDELIQKAAEILKRSLRASDIIARIGGDEFAVLVPEADEEVIENCVQRIRAVIEADRAQKLDPAFSIAIGYALSSEHSVDTNALFKRADDNMYQDKQSYSGTFFPKGDFDY